A genomic window from Leptospira broomii serovar Hurstbridge str. 5399 includes:
- a CDS encoding MFS transporter: MPVFLSSLALGAFAVGTEGFMIAGILPLMASDLSVSIAQAGYLVTVFSFTYAFGSPILAMATGNLNRKTSLSLGLIAFTLSNLLSAVADSFISLLLIRFFLGLSAGLFMPTASAYAANAVEPERRGRALSFVYSGMTIALVLGVPLGTFLGSEFGWRATFLGVAVLASLSLLGVLFFLPEQSPSRPILLKERLSFLRQGRILNILLLTILGLSGAFSIYTYLAEYLHRIIGLPASGIGFVLMTFGFASALGNQIGGYSSDKGGARNVVLSASLILFFAFLSLSYMDRIASVQLRTVIIFLLIALWGLAGWAFTPAQQSRLVSLQPESSSVLLSLNASAIYVGISLGSLVGSTIVAHSSVSNLGIAGATFELLGFVLIAITSNRSLFKKRPLVENA; encoded by the coding sequence ATGCCTGTCTTTTTGTCATCTTTGGCGCTGGGAGCGTTCGCAGTAGGAACAGAGGGATTTATGATAGCCGGAATCTTACCTTTAATGGCTTCCGATTTATCCGTATCGATTGCGCAAGCAGGCTATCTCGTTACGGTTTTTTCTTTCACCTATGCCTTTGGCTCTCCGATTCTCGCAATGGCAACCGGAAACTTAAATCGAAAAACCAGCCTCTCCTTGGGGTTAATCGCCTTTACTCTTTCGAATCTGCTTTCGGCAGTTGCAGATAGTTTCATTAGTTTACTGCTGATCCGTTTCTTTTTAGGACTTTCCGCAGGCTTATTTATGCCCACTGCGAGCGCATACGCGGCTAACGCGGTCGAGCCGGAGCGGAGAGGGAGAGCTTTATCCTTTGTCTATAGCGGTATGACAATCGCCCTTGTTTTGGGAGTACCGCTCGGAACGTTTCTGGGTAGCGAATTCGGCTGGAGGGCCACCTTTTTGGGCGTTGCCGTTCTCGCGAGCCTAAGCTTACTAGGCGTCTTATTCTTTTTACCCGAACAATCTCCATCTAGGCCTATTCTTTTAAAAGAGCGTCTATCTTTTTTGCGACAGGGTCGAATCCTAAATATTCTTCTCTTAACAATCTTGGGATTGAGCGGAGCATTTAGCATCTACACTTATCTTGCCGAGTATTTACACCGGATAATCGGACTTCCTGCAAGCGGGATCGGTTTCGTGCTGATGACATTCGGCTTCGCATCCGCCTTAGGAAATCAGATCGGCGGGTATTCTTCCGATAAGGGAGGGGCAAGGAATGTCGTATTAAGTGCGTCGCTAATCCTATTTTTTGCTTTTTTAAGTTTATCTTATATGGATCGCATTGCCTCGGTCCAACTCAGGACGGTAATTATTTTTCTCTTGATTGCTCTTTGGGGCTTAGCCGGTTGGGCATTCACTCCCGCTCAGCAGTCTAGATTAGTATCTTTGCAACCCGAATCGTCCTCCGTATTACTATCTTTGAACGCGTCAGCGATATACGTGGGAATTTCATTAGGTTCATTAGTAGGTTCGACAATCGTTGCACATTCCTCGGTCTCGAATCTAGGGATAGCCGGCGCGACCTTCGAGTTATTGGGCTTCGTTTTGATAGCTATCACGTCTAACCGATCCCTATTTAAAAAACGACCGTTGGTCGAAAATGCGTAA
- a CDS encoding methionine ABC transporter permease, whose product MNFAKWYELLPDLYAAFGQTFLMLGISLTAALILGIPLGFLIFLTDKGIFLRNKLLNGTLGTFANLIRSIPFVILLVALIPITLAVTGTTIGPLAASVPLSVAAIPFLARLVESSLREIPDGVLEAAVSTGAHLVLIIREVLLPEALPGILSGITVTTISLLGYSAMAGIVGGGGIGDLAIRFGYYRYEDDIMFSTVAVLIIIVQIFQWAGDRLRKKSDKRVRS is encoded by the coding sequence GTGAACTTTGCAAAGTGGTACGAACTATTACCCGATTTATATGCGGCATTCGGACAGACATTCCTTATGCTTGGGATTTCCTTAACCGCGGCATTGATTCTCGGAATCCCGCTCGGGTTTCTGATTTTTTTAACCGATAAAGGAATCTTCTTACGAAATAAACTGTTGAATGGGACGTTAGGAACATTCGCTAATCTTATCCGATCCATACCTTTCGTAATCCTATTAGTCGCTTTAATTCCGATAACATTAGCCGTTACGGGAACTACAATCGGACCGCTTGCCGCTTCAGTTCCGCTCTCTGTCGCGGCTATCCCGTTCCTTGCAAGACTTGTCGAATCCTCTTTACGGGAAATTCCTGACGGAGTTTTGGAAGCAGCCGTATCGACGGGAGCCCATTTGGTTTTAATCATTCGTGAAGTACTTCTTCCGGAGGCATTACCCGGAATTCTTTCCGGAATCACGGTAACAACGATCAGTCTACTCGGCTATTCGGCCATGGCAGGTATCGTCGGCGGAGGAGGAATAGGCGATTTGGCGATTCGATTCGGCTATTATCGCTACGAAGACGACATCATGTTTTCGACGGTGGCCGTTTTAATTATAATCGTTCAAATCTTTCAATGGGCAGGAGATAGATTGCGAAAGAAGAGCGATAAACGGGTAAGAAGCTAG
- a CDS encoding methionine ABC transporter ATP-binding protein, which produces MVRTEKIDESKNGKTILEFRNVSKSFSKANYRAVDDITLSVRKGEVFGIIGQTGAGKSTLLRFANLLETPDAGQILFEDKNITHLKGALLREHRRNVGMVFQQFQLFSNRQVFDNIALPLKAAGWKQRDIDDRVVELLSLVGIGDKKHSYPAQLSGGQKQRVGIARALANRPHLLLCDEPTSALDPETTRSILSLLKQINKTLDVTILLVTHEMGVVRDVCDTVAVMEQGKVVESGSCYSLFADPLNQATIRLTGNVLSTSIPAETLARTNGRILRIVLKNEVATQPILGKVIRATNIVPNILHSNVEYISGQPIGIFYLETDSNDGTTETIRSAFIRYGALVEEIFK; this is translated from the coding sequence ATGGTTCGGACAGAAAAAATAGACGAGTCAAAGAACGGTAAAACGATATTAGAATTTCGAAATGTATCGAAATCGTTTTCGAAAGCGAATTATCGCGCCGTAGACGATATAACTCTTTCGGTTCGGAAAGGAGAAGTTTTCGGAATTATCGGACAAACCGGAGCGGGTAAAAGTACCCTGCTTCGCTTTGCTAATCTTTTGGAAACACCTGATGCCGGTCAGATACTATTCGAAGATAAAAATATTACCCATTTAAAAGGTGCCCTCCTTCGGGAGCACAGAAGAAACGTCGGGATGGTATTTCAACAGTTCCAACTTTTTTCCAACAGACAGGTATTCGATAATATCGCCTTACCCCTGAAAGCGGCAGGTTGGAAACAAAGGGACATTGATGATCGAGTCGTCGAACTTTTGTCTCTGGTTGGAATCGGCGACAAGAAACATTCCTACCCTGCACAACTTAGCGGAGGACAGAAGCAAAGAGTCGGGATTGCAAGAGCTCTCGCCAATCGCCCACATCTTCTACTCTGCGACGAGCCGACGTCGGCTTTGGATCCCGAAACGACTAGATCCATTCTTAGTCTATTAAAGCAGATCAACAAAACTCTGGATGTGACGATTCTTTTGGTTACTCATGAAATGGGCGTAGTGCGCGATGTTTGTGATACGGTCGCAGTTATGGAACAAGGTAAAGTGGTGGAAAGCGGCTCTTGTTATTCGCTTTTTGCAGATCCTTTAAATCAAGCTACAATAAGACTTACCGGCAATGTATTATCGACGTCGATTCCCGCGGAAACTCTCGCCAGGACTAACGGGAGAATTCTACGTATCGTATTGAAAAACGAAGTCGCAACTCAGCCGATTTTGGGAAAAGTCATTCGCGCGACAAATATCGTTCCCAATATTCTGCACAGCAACGTGGAATATATTTCCGGTCAACCGATCGGGATTTTCTATTTGGAAACGGATTCTAACGACGGGACTACCGAAACGATACGATCCGCCTTTATCCGGTACGGAGCATTAGTAGAGGAAATCTTTAAGTGA
- a CDS encoding MetQ/NlpA family ABC transporter substrate-binding protein codes for MSRKIIVASMIAFAFLFGCKKGEAPNLPGDRKNLKIGICPGPYGDLLKKAVFPILEKKGYHFEIVQFSDYIQPNLALAGGDIDANLFQHVPYLKKFSADKGLKLAAIINVPTAPMSVFAGKTKHPKDLKDGGSITLPNDPTNQLRALKLFEELGLIKVNPGANPAKASLKDIAENKKRIKFLPLEAAQLPRSLESADFAAINGNFAIASGLDLTKAVILETLAEEHKNIIVVRESEKDSVFAKDIIESIKSPEFAAVIDKDFKGFQKPEWFGQKK; via the coding sequence ATGAGCAGAAAAATAATAGTCGCATCGATGATAGCCTTCGCATTTTTATTCGGGTGCAAGAAAGGCGAGGCCCCTAACCTACCCGGAGATAGAAAGAATTTAAAAATCGGAATCTGTCCGGGCCCTTATGGAGACCTCCTTAAGAAAGCGGTTTTCCCGATTTTAGAAAAGAAAGGATACCATTTCGAAATCGTGCAATTTAGCGATTACATTCAGCCCAATTTAGCGTTGGCGGGCGGAGATATCGACGCGAATCTATTTCAACACGTTCCATATTTGAAAAAATTCTCCGCAGATAAAGGATTAAAGTTGGCTGCCATTATCAATGTTCCGACCGCCCCCATGTCCGTCTTTGCTGGAAAAACAAAGCACCCGAAGGATTTAAAAGACGGCGGTTCGATAACTCTTCCTAACGATCCGACAAATCAACTTAGGGCGTTAAAGCTTTTTGAAGAACTTGGACTTATAAAGGTAAACCCTGGGGCAAACCCGGCAAAAGCTTCCCTTAAGGATATAGCGGAAAATAAAAAGCGGATCAAATTTTTGCCCTTGGAGGCAGCTCAACTTCCTCGCTCGCTCGAAAGCGCGGATTTTGCCGCGATCAACGGTAACTTTGCAATCGCATCCGGATTGGATCTGACAAAGGCTGTAATCTTGGAGACTTTAGCTGAAGAACACAAAAACATTATCGTAGTACGAGAAAGTGAAAAAGATTCAGTTTTTGCAAAAGACATCATAGAATCGATAAAGTCCCCCGAATTTGCCGCAGTTATAGATAAGGATTTTAAGGGATTCCAAAAGCCAGAATGGTTCGGACAGAAAAAATAG
- a CDS encoding alpha/beta fold hydrolase, translated as MKLYRSFTLVLIFFSLESCTSFKEWRMTEEEAFEDFSKSGIRYRDISLQDQRQDTIHSVAVGCDDNSPKDILVFVHGSPGNWIHYWSYLKDSELLQRYCMIGIDRPGFGRSGNPLPDINLQAKRIIDSLSLLRIPRPKKKYILVGHSYGGPVAARIASLKENKITHLVLLAAALDPEKEELKWYNRLADTKIARLLLPSPWIVSNEEMIPMKDQLKEIEADWKMIRSATYIVQGGKDTLVDPANLEFVRRLFPKGSVKEEIFLPDGDHFLPWNSFPLIKRILLDIAQE; from the coding sequence ATGAAGCTATATAGATCCTTTACTCTAGTTTTGATTTTTTTTTCCTTAGAAAGCTGCACATCCTTTAAGGAATGGAGAATGACCGAAGAAGAAGCCTTCGAAGATTTTTCCAAATCCGGAATTCGGTATCGGGATATATCCTTGCAGGACCAACGCCAGGATACGATTCATTCGGTTGCGGTAGGATGCGACGATAATTCGCCCAAAGATATTCTAGTCTTCGTGCACGGTTCTCCGGGAAACTGGATTCATTACTGGAGCTACTTAAAAGATTCGGAATTGCTTCAAAGATATTGCATGATCGGCATTGACCGCCCCGGATTTGGAAGATCGGGAAATCCTTTACCTGATATTAATCTTCAGGCTAAACGAATTATAGATTCCTTGTCCTTACTTCGGATTCCCCGTCCGAAAAAGAAATATATACTAGTCGGACATTCTTACGGCGGTCCAGTCGCTGCAAGAATTGCGTCGCTTAAAGAAAACAAGATCACTCATTTAGTATTATTGGCTGCCGCCCTAGATCCGGAGAAAGAAGAATTAAAATGGTACAATCGGCTGGCGGATACGAAAATAGCCCGTTTGCTGCTGCCATCCCCTTGGATCGTCAGTAATGAAGAAATGATCCCGATGAAAGATCAGCTGAAGGAGATAGAAGCGGATTGGAAAATGATCCGGTCCGCTACTTACATTGTACAGGGAGGAAAGGATACGTTAGTTGATCCAGCAAATTTAGAATTCGTCCGACGCCTATTTCCGAAAGGGTCCGTTAAGGAAGAAATTTTTTTACCGGACGGGGATCATTTTTTACCCTGGAACAGTTTCCCGCTTATAAAAAGGATTTTATTAGATATTGCTCAAGAATGA